The nucleotide window CTATCATTCCGAGTTTTAGCCTGACAGATACTCGCTATTTCTCCATTTTAAATCAGTCAATGCTGGCAGTCGGAATATCAAAAAGCACACAAGGGAAAGCTCCCTTACCCGCTGTAGCAACGGAAGTCTCGCTCTTGACCAATAATATTTGGTCGGGTCAAAAATTGCTGAATGAACAATCAACGATTAATAACTTTCAAGCTTTGAGTAGTCAAGATCGCTTTGGAATTATCCATATTGCGACCCATGCAGAATTTAAACCCGGAGCAATTCATCACTCTTATATTCAGTTTTGGAATGCCAAACTCCGGTTCGATGAATTACGGCAATTGTCGCAGAAATTGCAATGGGAGCAAGACCCTAAAGTAGAGTTGATGGTACTGAGTGCGTGTAAAACAGCCTTAGGAGATCAGGAAGCTGAATTAGGATTTGCGGGTTTAACGATTCAAACGGGTGTAAAAACGGCATTGGGTAGCCTTTGGTATGTCAGCGATGAAGGGTCTTTAGCACTAATGACTAAGTTTTATGAGCAGTTAAAAACTGCACCGATAAAAAGTGAAGCCCTGCAACAGGCTCAATTAGCCATGATTAAAGGGCAAGTTCGACTTGAAGATCGACAGTTACAACTCGATGAGGAAAAGCTGTTCCCCCTTTCCCCGGAGGTTGGAGTTCGTCAGAATATGAACCTTTCTCATCCTTATTATTGGTCGGCCTTTACTATGATTGGTAATTGGAACTAATATCACAAGGCTTAAGTATTTTCTGGCTTCATTAATACACCATCTTCATTGCATTTCGGTGACAAAATACCGAAAATTCACTTTCCCTAGAATTTATTGTTTCTCATCGGGATGACTTGTCCATCCCTCTATTTTTTGCACATTAAATCCCAGCAGAAGTTTTTCCTTATTCGATAAATCTCCAATAATTGTCTTGATAGGTTCAGGCAGTTTTCGGACCAACGTAGGAAGAGCCACAATTTGGTCTTGTTTAGCTAGCTTGGGATTTTCCAAAAGGTCAATCACTTCAATCCGATATTGACCGTGCAGGTATTCTTCACAGATTTTTTTCAGGTTGGAAAACGCCTGAATCGATTTAGGTGTTTGACCAGCTACATACAGCCGTAATTCCCAAACTTCTGGTTGTATCTGCTCGCTATTCTCTTGGACTTCCATTCTGTCCTCCTTTAACGTTTTCCGGATGAGTGTGAGGTTAGTTACACTCAAACCAAAAAATTTTCATTCTTGCTGTTGTTTGTTCGTTTTAACTCCAAAGACCGTCAGCCTGATCCGCCTTACGCAGTTGCGCGATAGTTGTTCGGTCTTGGAGTGAAAGGTTCTGCTGCACTTCCTCTTGCTGAATCATCACTTCCAACTCTTCCGCCTCCGTCTCCATCTGAGCCTGCAAAGCGGCAATTTGAGATTGGGCGAGCGCTTTCTTTCGTTCCAGCTCACGTCGCTTCCGTTCAAACTCCTGTTGACGGCTCCATCTAGCGGCTTTTTCCTTGGTCTCTTGAATCACTCGTGCAGCACCCGTCAGCACCTTTTCTGACCCTAAATAAACATCAAACAACTCTATTCCCTGCGGAGTCATCCGAAATTCCCGCATCTGATTGGAGTGTGCCATTCCGCGCGATTTTAGGACAAACAGCACTCGGTTGCGCTCCCCATTCCCTTCTTGGATACGCACCTCCAGCCAGGTATCCATTAAGGATGAAACTCCCATTTCGGTATGCTCAAGCGCACTATTCCCCCCCGTCAGATTGGTAAACAGTACGGTGATTTGCTGGGATTTGAGAAAATCAATGAGGCGGAAGAGAAAGCCTTTGGCCTGCGTCATGTTACCACCCAAATGTAGATTACTCATCGGGTCAATAATCACGACAGAGGGTTGAAACTCGGTTAGCCAATGGTGGATTTTCGCCAAGTGCATTTCTAAACCATACGCCGTAGGACGTGTCGCTTGGAACCGCAGGAGTCCTTGGTTGACAAATGGCTCTAAGTCCAAACCAATCGAACTCATATTACGCAGAATCTGCTGCGGCGCTTCCTCGAAGGCCAAATAAAGGCAACGTTCGCCTCGCAGGCAAGTCGCTTGGGCAAAATGGGCGGCAAGGGTGCTTTTGCCAGTTCCTGCCGTGCCTGTGAGCAGAATACTGCTCCCTCGAAAATATCCTTTCCCGCCCAGCATGGTGTCGAGGCGCTCGATGCCGGTTGAGACCCGTTCCGTGGATATGTCATGATCTAATCCCACCGAGGTAATCGGTAAAACGGAAATCCCATTTTGATCAATTAAAAATGGATATTCATTCGAGCTGTGAGCTGAACCCCGATACTTGACAATTTGCAAGCGTCGCGTGGAAACTTCGTCCTGGATGCGTTGCTCCAGCCGGATCACACAATCAGACACATACTCCTCTAAGCCATGACGGGTTAGCGAGTTCTCGCCCTTTTCACTCGTGATGATTGCTGTCACGCCTTTGGTTTTCAGCCAGCGAAACAACCGCCGTAGTTCTGCCCGCACAATGGAGGCATTGGATAGACCGGCAAACAGGACTTCAACCGTATCTAAAACCACTCGCTTGGCTTTGATGGCATCAATTGCATAGCTCAGCCGAATGAATAAAGCTTCTAGACTATATTCGCCAGTTTCTTCAATCTCGTTTGGGTCAATGTGAACGTAGTCAATGGAAATTTTTTCTTCAGCGGTCAACTGCTCTAAATCCCAACCTAGGGAAGCAACGTTTTGGGTTAGTTCTTCAGCCGTTTCTTCAAACGCCATGAACACGCCCGGTTCACCATACTCAAGTGCGCCACGGATGAGAAATTCCATTCCCATTAAAGTTTTGCCACAACCGGCTGTGCCACAAACGAGTGTCGGACGCCCAAGGGGCAATCCACCAGCCGTGATTTCGTCCAACCCTTGAATTCCAGTTGGGCATTTGAGTAGCTGATTTTTATACAACGTTGTTGCCGTATTAGGTTGAGCCATAGTCACCGAATGGTTAATAGAAATGAAGGGAAACAAAACTTTATAAATCTGAGCGATTCAGATATAGTTCAACTCCTAAATTTCTATATTTTTCCTTCTAAATCATGACTCATTATCTGCCTCAGAGGTAGCATGACTCAAGGCTGTTTAGAGGGCTACCTGTGACATCACTAGGTTGACGAGGGCAGAGGCGATCGCATTGCTGGGCACAACCAAATCGACCTTTCCCGTTTGAATCGTGGCAGATGGCATTTCAAAGAACTCGGACGTACTTTCATCCTGAGCAATGACCTTACCACCCATATTATGAATGGCCTGCGCCCCCGACGCTCCATCGTTACCCGTACCCGTGAGAATAACAGCGATCGCACGTTCTTTGAAACTAGCGGCGACTGACTGCAACAGCAAGTCAACTGAGGGGGGAGGTGAAAAGTCCACAAAAGCCACCTGAGACAAGGAGAATGTCCCGTTCGGATTAATCAGCAGGTGTTTCTGAGGAGGAGCGATATAGATGATCCCCGCTCGTAAGCCATCTCCTTCTTGGGCATACTGGAGTGGCATGATATTGGGGTAGTTGACGATATCAGTCATCCAGCGACCAGAAGAGCGAGTTTCTAACTGCTGCACCACGATGATCGCGGCAGGAAAGTTCGGCGGTAAGGCAGGCAGAATCTGACTTAATACCTTCAACCCACCCGTAGACGCGGCCAACACCACGACTTTTAAGGGTGAAGTAGTCAGGGGATGAGGTGGTGAATTAGGGTCTACACCCTCTGTCTCTACCTGCGTCGCGGCTGGTTCTTGTGTAGCAGGCAATTGCCCTTGATAAAGTGCTTGCCGGATCAGGTCAGCATTCTGTAAGGCTTCCACCGCCTGCGCTTCAAAACGTTGGGCTGAGAGAGTGCGATGGCCTTCACGCGCCTTGGTTGCCATCTGACGCATGAGTTCTCCGCGCTCTTCGAGAGAACGAATCGCTGTCCATAGCGCCTCTTCTTGAGCCTCAGACTGGTTTGCCAGTAAATTAGCCACTGAGAAGGCGTGCCCCACGCGACAGCGGAACTGGAGCAACTCTCTTTCATGCAGTTGGTACAAGGTACCGCCACAGTCTGGACAGGTAAAGTTTGAAGGTGTCCCAGGCTTCCCACGGCTTCGCATCGCAGCCCCATCCAACTCAACAACGTCAGGTTCCATTTCCATCTCACTTTCACTAGACACCGTCTTTGCTTCTTCCTTAACGACTGGTTCATGGGCTAGCTGTATTAAAGTCGGGGCGATTAAAGATAGGGGCAGGACATAGTCAACTTCTACATTTTCCTTAGCACTGCTAGGCATCCCGCTAAACAGGGCATCCTTGGGGTCTTGTACAACAGCCACACCGCCATAGTGCTTCACATCCATCAGCCCCGCTGTACCATCATCCAGGGTGCCTGACAAAATCACACCAATCACCCGCCGTCCATAAGCCTTCGCTGCTGTGCGAAACAGGGGATCGACGGCTGGACGACAACTGTTCTCCATCGGCCCCTGCACTAAGCGGATGTAGCCACGTTTGACGACTAAGTGGTAATCCGGTGGTGCTACGTAGATACGTCCCGGCACAATTACCTCACTGTCTGTCGCATGAGCGGCGAGCAAATCGCCCTTGCGGTTCAGGATGTCCGGCAGAACACTTTTACTCCACCTGGGAAAGTGAACGACGATGAAGATCGCTGCTGGTAGATCTTTGGGCAAATCACGGACGAGTTGAGAGAGAGTTTCCACTCCCCCGGCGGAGGCTCCTATAACAATGATGTCGTGACCAGACATTGTTTTTCTCAATAGAATAGGGGCAATATCTATCTCTGTAATAATAGGCAATAGCCCTTATCAATATCTTATAATTTGGGAGTTTTTCTGGCTAAGAAATTATCAAGTTAAATAAACCCTAGGCTTTGGCTCAATTTCTAGCTAAAGAAGGATGTAGTGATGCTTTATAAAATTACAGTCAGAAATCTTGTGAGCGAAAGTTTATATTTAGCTTTTTGGCAAAATTTCCAGTTGCTCTCGCAAAAGGGATAAAGTGGTGAATCAACTCAGGGAAAAGCACATCGATGTCAATAATTTTACAATTTACTATCAGGAAGGAGGTATCGTTTCTAACTCAGCTCCCATACTTTTTTTACCGGGATGGGGTGTATCTGTTGAAACTTATGGAGAAAGCTTAGAGGCGTTATCTCAGCGTTATCAGGTCATTGCACCCGATTTACCCGGTTTTTGCAAATCAACTAGTCCAACATTTCTGAAAAATTATCAGGATTATGCTAATTGCATCGTTTCTTTTGTCAATCGTTTAAATATTCAAAAAGTTCATTTAGTAGGACATTCTATCGGAGGAGCGATCGCCATAGCGATGGCGGCCTCAATGCCGTCCCTTGTCAGCAGTCTTGCCGTAGTAGATAGTACAGGTATCCCGTTGGGTTCTTTGCCAGAAGTCTTGCTGCGAAGGTCAATTGAACTCCCAGCTCAATTGGGTTCAATCAAGATGGGGGCTTTGATCGAGATGTGGCAATCCTCAACTTATAACTGGTTTTTCAGACCTCAAAATGTGTTCCAGACAGCCTTGATTTCGCTCAATGAAGACTTAAGACCTCTGCTCTCAAACATCGAGTCTCCTTGTTTAGTGATGTGGGGAGAAAAAGATTGTTTTATCCCGCTCAAGTTGGGTCAAGAGCTAGCGCAAGGAATCAAAGGTTCGCGGCTCGTTGTTGTGGAAGGAGAATACCATGAATTAAGTATGTTTCGTCCAGAGAAGTTTGCAGCGATTATCTCTGACTTTATTGATGAAGTTGAGAGCCTCAAATAAGGCCAAGATTGGAGCGCGGCAAGCGAAAGGCGATCGTGTTCGGGAAATGATGTACAAAAGAAGCAGGCTGATGAGCATTCTGCCACGAACTGATTGGCGATCGCCTCTTGTATTTTTGCCAAATCTAGGTGCACCCTCCCGATTCGCCTATGGCTTAAGTTCGTGAATTTCCTTTGTTCTTTTCACCTAATGTTCAATCGTTGCGCCATTCTTCCTCGCCGATTAAATCGGCAATCCGATCTCTGAGGAGAAAAGCGTGTTCTTCTAACTCAAACTCAACACCAGCCCATTCGCTGGCTGGAATATACTGGCAAAGAACATAGATGCATTGTTGACGACTAATCACATTCCTCTGCACAAGGCGACGGGCTTGTTTTTGGATCACATCTATAGAATACCGGGATGACTGAATCATAATGGCTTCTCTTCAATGAGCTAGCACAAGTCAGAATAACCCCTAAGGCTTTGGGATAACTTCACCCCCAGGAATGGACATCAAATCGCCGTAAATCTGTATCCAGAAATACCATTTGCATATTATTTTGTGTTAAATTATACAATTTACTGCCTCCCGCCTTAGCATGACCAACCTGAACGGTTGATCCGGTGTTTTCTGAGGCGGGGAACGTTGTACTGTTGCTAATCATCCCCAGAGCAAGGCTGAATCTTAAGTTCATTCGTAGCCTGGAATACAAAATTCCTCAACAGACAATAAACTCAGGAATCGAGTGCAAATTATGCGCCAGCAAGATACACATTAACTGGCTTAACTTGGCATTGGCTCAACTAGAATGTTGCCTACGGGGGTTTTCCAACCTACTCCTCCCCTAATCCAACCCAATGAATTTTAGTCAATTGCTTCTTGAAAAAATCGACACAATTACCAATCGCTGGGTTGAAGCCGTTCGTGTTGATAGGCAGATTTCAAGTTCTGACAAATTACCACACTTAGCTATACAAAATCATCTTCCCGATGTTCTCATGGCGACAGCAACGGTGCTTTCCCAATACCAAGACAGTGATGTTCAATCGATAGTACAGACAAGTTTGGAACATGGTGTTCTGCGAGCTACCCAAGGTTTCACTCCGACAGAAATTGCGCGGGAATATCGTTTACTGCGCCGGGTTATCTTTTCTTCATTAGAGGCAGATCTCTTAGAGAGTACGGTTCGGGAAGTCATACGAGTTTATAGTGTGATTGATGCGATGATCGACGAAGCCATTGCCCAATGTTTCAAAAGTTATGTTGAGGAGCGATTACACGAACTTCACCAGCTACGCTCGTCAGCCGAGCTAACCAATCAGGAATTAACTCGCTTGGTAAAAGCTAATCAGGACAATCTCTCTCAACTCGCCCACGAACTAAAAAACCCTCTGAATTCTATTATTGGTTACTCGGAACTGTTTTTGCGTTCTGCCCGAAAGAATACTGAAGTTCGAGAAAGCTTGCCCACCCTGGAACACATTGAACGAGTGGTACGCAATGGCAGACAATTACTTCGCCTGATTAACGATTCCTTGGAAATCTCCCGGTATTCCGCAGGGAAGATGAAACTGCAACTCGTGGCAACAGATGTACAATCTTTAATCAAGGATGTGGTTGAAATGTTGGAGCCTTCGGCTAGTGCCAAAGGGATACATCTAATAATTGATTGCCAGCATGTGCCGGAAAAAGTGCTGACAGATTCTTTACGATTACAGCAAATTGTCACAAATCTGCTGAGTAATGCGATTCGTTATACAGAGTCAGGAACGGTTCAATTAACGTGCCAGATTTTATCGGATAATCAGTGGTCTATTGCCATTACTGATACGGGAATTGGGATTGCACCAGAAGATCAGTCTCGTGTCTTTGACCCCTTCTTTCAAGCTGGCACTAATGAGTCTCCCTTACCCGATAGTACGGGATTAGGGCTAGCCATTGTCTGGCAGTTAGTTAAACTCATGCAAGGTGAAATAGAGTTGGTATCAGAGGTTGGAGTTGGTTCTACCTTCACGGTAATCTTACCCCTACAAATCAAAACCCTTGAAGCGGTGACTTGACTTTTGCCTCAGCGCCATTTCCTCTTATCAAGAGCTTTTATAGTCGGCAAGGGTTGAAATTATTGATTAGAATTCATCATTTCTTTAAAGCGCAAAGAAGCTTTGATTCTTGCCATTAATTCATCATATTCAATGGGCTTACGGATGAAGTCATTGGCTCCCAACTCTAATCCTTGAGCTGCATCAGCATCTAGATAAGCTGTAATCAGCAGAATAGGCATGAATGGGAGATTTTTATTTTGCCGAATCCGCCGAGTGGTTTCATAGCCATTCATTCCTGGCATCATGGCATCCATTAAGACGATATCGGGGGGCGCGGCTTCTATTTTGGCTAATGCTAATTTACCATTTTTAGCAATGTCAACCTCAAATCCCTCTTCCGTCAAAATGGTTTGAAGTAGAAATAAATTATCCTCTAGATCATCCACAACCAAGATACGTTTAGCTTGGTTTTTAGCTTGAAACGGAGACATAAAAAAAGCCTTTCCTAGGTATAAATACTAAAAGAACTAAGCCACAATTCTATCCTTAGTTATATGATTGCTATTTCTTGCTTGGCTTACGTCGTACCTTCAGTAGATATTTAAAGACTTAAGTTAGATGCGTTTAAAGATTGTTTGGGTTGCTTTATTCGGGCGGATTGAGTAGACCACACTGTCTTACAAGGCTATTGAGTGGAAACGGTTTAGCGCCAGAATCTTCCTCTACAACGACGCCAGTTTTGCAGTTATCACAGAAGCCACAGGGTTCTTTCAAGTGTTCAGCAAAGTAAACATGCTCGAAGCTTGGGAGCGGCTCGAATAGATGGTCCGGCGCATCTTCAGATTTCGGCTTGAGCAGCGATCGCCTTTACCTGCTCAAACACGGTTAGGTCAGCAGGTACTGCGATCGCTTCACCACCCATTTGCTCGATTTCGTCCACTAGAGACTGCAACCCTGATTCACTCCGAGCAGAGACTACCCGTTTGGCAGCCCGTGCAGCGAATTGAAAAACCGTTTCTCGCCCAATCCCACGAGAAGCTCCTTCAACAGCAACAACTTGCTGGTCGAGGGGCTTAAGTTGCATCACTAGCCATCCTTATCTCGGTCTAACGGTTTCTTGTTGGGGCTTACGGAACAAATTGGCTAAGCCAATGAGACCCAGTAAACCTAGCCAACCCCAACTATTAGACTCGCGCTCTTGGCTAGCGGGGCTAACGTCTTGGTAAGAGTTTGTACCTGAAGTCGTGCCACTAGGGGCTGTGGTGGTACCGGAAGTCGTGCTATCAGGAGCCGTCGTGCTGCCAGAAGTTGTGCCACTCGTGCCACTGGTGGTGCCAGAAGTTGTACCACTCGTGCCACCGCTGCTACCGGAAGTTGTGCCACTCGCACCACCGCTAGTGCCGGAAGTTGTGCCACTCGTGCCACCGCTGGTGCCGGAAGTTGTGCCACTCGTGCCACCGCTGGTGCCGGAAGTTGTGCCACTCGTGCCACTGCTGGTGCCGGAAGTTGTGCCACTCGTGCCACCGCTGGTGCCGGAAGTTGTGCCACTCGTGCCACTGCCTGTACTCGTGCCTGTGCCCGTGTCGCCTAAACCACTGCCTGTGCCCGTGCCCGTGCCCGTGCCGCCTAAACCACTGCCTGTGCCTGTGCCTAGGCCCGTGCCGCCTAAACCACTGCCTGTGCCTGTACCTGTTCCGGAAGTTGTGCCTCCTGCTCCAGTACCTGTGCCAGACGTTGTGCCACCCGTTCCCGTCGTACCGCCTAAACCACTACCTGTGCCTGTACTAGTACCTGTTCCGGAAGTTGTGCCTCCTGCTCCAGTACCTGTGCCAGACGTTGCGCCACCCGAACCCCCGCTAGTTTGAGCAGAAGTAGGCACTGTTAATGGCATAGTGGTTAAACCAAGGGCCAAAGCACCAGCCAAAGCCAGTTTGGATACATCAAAAGATTTCATAGTTATGCTTGTTTTTATTTTCTAAATGTTTTAGGAAATCTGACAAAAAAAACGGTAGTTTCACCTGATTGAGCCGCTGAATTGAGAAGAGCGATTGCACAAACATGTCGTACCCCTTTAGGGAAACCAATGTTTAGTTTTGCTCGACCGTGCTCATGACTGAACGAGTCGTTATGCTTCTCAATGACAAACACCCTTAAGAAGCATAGAAGCTTCTGTTTTTCCCAACTTCTACCAAAGGAGTAAACCCGCTTCTATCTAAGGACTTGTCTAAGGTTAAGTGACGCTGTAAGCACCAATACAGCTTTATTCAGCGCTAGGTTTCAGTACAGGGTATTTACCTTGCATCCATCGGCTCTAAGCTCAATAGGCAAAGAGTATTCAGAGATTAGATTGCTGATGGCTGAAATATCTTCTGAATCCAGTAACGTATTTCACGCTATCGGAGACTAAAAAACTCTTCGGCAACGGAAGGATGAATGCCAATGGTTGCATCAAACTCTTTCTTTGTTGCGCCCAGACGGACAGCGATTGCAAGACATTGAATAATCTCTATTGCCCCTTCACCTACCATATGAGCACCTAGCACCCGATCTGAGCTACTATCAACCACTAACTTAATTAGGGTTTTCTCATCTCGTTTAGCCAAACTGTGTAAAAGAGGCCGAAACTTGGAGCGGTAACAACGCACAGAGTCACCCAGTTTTTCACGAGCTTGAGCTTCACTCAAACCAACAGTAGCCGCCTCAGGGTGAGAACTAACGGTTACTGGAACACATTCATAGCAGATAGTATTGGGTTTGTTGCCAAATTGGGTATCGGCAAAAGCTCGACCTTGAGCAATAGCAACCGGAGTAAAATTAAGCCGATTAATACAATCACCAACCGCAAAAATATTGGGCTGTGTACTTCGGTTATTTTCATCCACGACAATTGCACCTTTAGTTATCTGAATTCCTGCTTTTTCCAGAGCTAAGCTACTGATATTAGGGACACGTTCCGTTGCATAAAGAACCGTATCTACGCTCAATTCATTCTGTTGTTTTCCTGATAATACTAAGTTCAGTTCATTTCCTAAAGGTTGAATCGATTTTACTTTACTGTGGTTTAAAATCTGAATATCCCGCTTGATCAGAGCCTCCTGAACAGCTATTTGAATATCTTCATCAAAAGCCTCAAGGATATGGTCATCCTCAATAATCTGAGTAACTTGAGAGCCTAGATTATTCATAATCCCTGCTAATTTTACGGCTATATAATTACTGCCGATGATTGCAATATTTTTGGGTTGCTGCGGGAGATTAAATAGTTCCTGGGAGGTGATGGCGTATTCTATTCCGGGGATTTCGGGTTTCACAGCTTTCGCGCCCACTGCAATCAAAATTTTGTCAGTCGTAATATGACGTCCTCCGACTTGTAAGGTATGAGGATTGTGAAAGGTGGTGCAACCCTTAATCAATTCAATACCTGCTGCTTTAAGAGATTGAGTATGCACCTGACTTAGGCGATGGATTTCTTCTTCTTTAGCAGCAATGAATTGCTGCCAATCAAATTTACATCGAGCCTTCTTCCAGCCATAGCCCTCTGCATTATGAGAATCCTCAGAGAACTCTGCTGCAAAGGACATTAGTTTTTCGGGGATACACCCTCGGATTACACAGGTACCCCCCACTAAATCTTGCTCAGCGAGGGCAACACGAATCCCATAGCCAGCCGCCTGTTTGGCAGCAGCAATACCTCCGGAGCCGGCACCAATCACAAAAAGGTCATAATCAAATTTCATAACAAGATGTACTTGAGTTGTGAACACTCAAGAAGGAAAGTATAAAAAGGCAATCGCCTCGTCAAATCATGTCAGGAATCTAATAACTCTAGCCACATATAAGCCTTGCATAATTCTCTTTGGCTTAAGCAAAGCTTCTGGCGGCGATCGAGTCTACACTCTTAAGTTAATGGCTCTTATTACTTGTTCCTTATATCTGAGGAAATAAGTTAGGTTAATTTAAGCTGTAATTAGTTATACTATGGGCTTCACACAGCTTTGAACAATCATCAAAATAGAAGGGCTTATTCTGTCAAAATAGACATAAATTCTCCCTGGTCAAACTAGAAATTTTCATATGTATGCTGGGTTGATGCACTTACTTTAATAAGGCTACGGGAAGAACGGATGCTCTTGAAGCGAGATAGACAAGCTTCAAGATGGGGGCAGTCTTCACATTGAAGCTCTTGTCCCGGATTAGAACATCCACAAGGGGGATTTAAGAAACACTCTTGAGGATGCTTGGGTGTCTCCTGATCTCTGAGTACAATGCTTAAAGCTGTTTCTCGCCAAAATATAGTTAAAGCCTGATAAAGCATAAGTTTTTTTACTATTTCTTAGTTCCTATTCAACAAAAATTCATCATTAATTGGAGAGAATCCCCAGTCTCAGATCATCTCCGTTCTATAATTGAT belongs to Microcoleus sp. AS-A8 and includes:
- a CDS encoding circadian clock KaiB family protein, producing MEVQENSEQIQPEVWELRLYVAGQTPKSIQAFSNLKKICEEYLHGQYRIEVIDLLENPKLAKQDQIVALPTLVRKLPEPIKTIIGDLSNKEKLLLGFNVQKIEGWTSHPDEKQ
- the kaiC gene encoding circadian clock protein KaiC, which gives rise to MAQPNTATTLYKNQLLKCPTGIQGLDEITAGGLPLGRPTLVCGTAGCGKTLMGMEFLIRGALEYGEPGVFMAFEETAEELTQNVASLGWDLEQLTAEEKISIDYVHIDPNEIEETGEYSLEALFIRLSYAIDAIKAKRVVLDTVEVLFAGLSNASIVRAELRRLFRWLKTKGVTAIITSEKGENSLTRHGLEEYVSDCVIRLEQRIQDEVSTRRLQIVKYRGSAHSSNEYPFLIDQNGISVLPITSVGLDHDISTERVSTGIERLDTMLGGKGYFRGSSILLTGTAGTGKSTLAAHFAQATCLRGERCLYLAFEEAPQQILRNMSSIGLDLEPFVNQGLLRFQATRPTAYGLEMHLAKIHHWLTEFQPSVVIIDPMSNLHLGGNMTQAKGFLFRLIDFLKSQQITVLFTNLTGGNSALEHTEMGVSSLMDTWLEVRIQEGNGERNRVLFVLKSRGMAHSNQMREFRMTPQGIELFDVYLGSEKVLTGAARVIQETKEKAARWSRQQEFERKRRELERKKALAQSQIAALQAQMETEAEELEVMIQQEEVQQNLSLQDRTTIAQLRKADQADGLWS
- a CDS encoding chemotaxis protein CheB — protein: MSGHDIIVIGASAGGVETLSQLVRDLPKDLPAAIFIVVHFPRWSKSVLPDILNRKGDLLAAHATDSEVIVPGRIYVAPPDYHLVVKRGYIRLVQGPMENSCRPAVDPLFRTAAKAYGRRVIGVILSGTLDDGTAGLMDVKHYGGVAVVQDPKDALFSGMPSSAKENVEVDYVLPLSLIAPTLIQLAHEPVVKEEAKTVSSESEMEMEPDVVELDGAAMRSRGKPGTPSNFTCPDCGGTLYQLHERELLQFRCRVGHAFSVANLLANQSEAQEEALWTAIRSLEERGELMRQMATKAREGHRTLSAQRFEAQAVEALQNADLIRQALYQGQLPATQEPAATQVETEGVDPNSPPHPLTTSPLKVVVLAASTGGLKVLSQILPALPPNFPAAIIVVQQLETRSSGRWMTDIVNYPNIMPLQYAQEGDGLRAGIIYIAPPQKHLLINPNGTFSLSQVAFVDFSPPPSVDLLLQSVAASFKERAIAVILTGTGNDGASGAQAIHNMGGKVIAQDESTSEFFEMPSATIQTGKVDLVVPSNAIASALVNLVMSQVAL
- a CDS encoding alpha/beta hydrolase — encoded protein: MNQLREKHIDVNNFTIYYQEGGIVSNSAPILFLPGWGVSVETYGESLEALSQRYQVIAPDLPGFCKSTSPTFLKNYQDYANCIVSFVNRLNIQKVHLVGHSIGGAIAIAMAASMPSLVSSLAVVDSTGIPLGSLPEVLLRRSIELPAQLGSIKMGALIEMWQSSTYNWFFRPQNVFQTALISLNEDLRPLLSNIESPCLVMWGEKDCFIPLKLGQELAQGIKGSRLVVVEGEYHELSMFRPEKFAAIISDFIDEVESLK
- a CDS encoding DUF4327 family protein, which produces MIQSSRYSIDVIQKQARRLVQRNVISRQQCIYVLCQYIPASEWAGVEFELEEHAFLLRDRIADLIGEEEWRND
- a CDS encoding HAMP domain-containing histidine kinase codes for the protein MNFSQLLLEKIDTITNRWVEAVRVDRQISSSDKLPHLAIQNHLPDVLMATATVLSQYQDSDVQSIVQTSLEHGVLRATQGFTPTEIAREYRLLRRVIFSSLEADLLESTVREVIRVYSVIDAMIDEAIAQCFKSYVEERLHELHQLRSSAELTNQELTRLVKANQDNLSQLAHELKNPLNSIIGYSELFLRSARKNTEVRESLPTLEHIERVVRNGRQLLRLINDSLEISRYSAGKMKLQLVATDVQSLIKDVVEMLEPSASAKGIHLIIDCQHVPEKVLTDSLRLQQIVTNLLSNAIRYTESGTVQLTCQILSDNQWSIAITDTGIGIAPEDQSRVFDPFFQAGTNESPLPDSTGLGLAIVWQLVKLMQGEIELVSEVGVGSTFTVILPLQIKTLEAVT
- a CDS encoding response regulator; this translates as MSPFQAKNQAKRILVVDDLEDNLFLLQTILTEEGFEVDIAKNGKLALAKIEAAPPDIVLMDAMMPGMNGYETTRRIRQNKNLPFMPILLITAYLDADAAQGLELGANDFIRKPIEYDELMARIKASLRFKEMMNSNQ
- a CDS encoding SDR family NAD(P)-dependent oxidoreductase, giving the protein MQLKPLDQQVVAVEGASRGIGRETVFQFAARAAKRVVSARSESGLQSLVDEIEQMGGEAIAVPADLTVFEQVKAIAAQAEI
- a CDS encoding WGxxGxxG-CTERM domain-containing protein produces the protein MKSFDVSKLALAGALALGLTTMPLTVPTSAQTSGGSGGATSGTGTGAGGTTSGTGTSTGTGSGLGGTTGTGGTTSGTGTGAGGTTSGTGTGTGSGLGGTGLGTGTGSGLGGTGTGTGTGSGLGDTGTGTSTGSGTSGTTSGTSGGTSGTTSGTSSGTSGTTSGTSGGTSGTTSGTSGGTSGTTSGTSGGASGTTSGSSGGTSGTTSGTTSGTSGTTSGSTTAPDSTTSGTTTAPSGTTSGTNSYQDVSPASQERESNSWGWLGLLGLIGLANLFRKPQQETVRPR
- the gorA gene encoding glutathione-disulfide reductase yields the protein MKFDYDLFVIGAGSGGIAAAKQAAGYGIRVALAEQDLVGGTCVIRGCIPEKLMSFAAEFSEDSHNAEGYGWKKARCKFDWQQFIAAKEEEIHRLSQVHTQSLKAAGIELIKGCTTFHNPHTLQVGGRHITTDKILIAVGAKAVKPEIPGIEYAITSQELFNLPQQPKNIAIIGSNYIAVKLAGIMNNLGSQVTQIIEDDHILEAFDEDIQIAVQEALIKRDIQILNHSKVKSIQPLGNELNLVLSGKQQNELSVDTVLYATERVPNISSLALEKAGIQITKGAIVVDENNRSTQPNIFAVGDCINRLNFTPVAIAQGRAFADTQFGNKPNTICYECVPVTVSSHPEAATVGLSEAQAREKLGDSVRCYRSKFRPLLHSLAKRDEKTLIKLVVDSSSDRVLGAHMVGEGAIEIIQCLAIAVRLGATKKEFDATIGIHPSVAEEFFSLR